The genomic region AggttttccctgctccttcctgtgACAACACTTGTCTTTCTCCAGCCTCCTCTCTTCTGCTTTCCCAGTTGTGCAGCCACAGATggtgggcagaggagagagagtGTGGTGTACCACAGTCCCTGCcagaggatgggatgggactggatgggATGGCATGGCTGGTTGCAGAGATTAGTGACTtctgagagagagaggaaagctAAAGGAGGCCTCTACTCTGGGAAACAGATCTTGAAAGGCAGAGCTTGACCTCCGGAGCAGGTGGACTTACGCAAATTGACTCCACTGTCCTTCTTCACATGTGTAAAAATTCCTGCTTCAGCTGATGTCCATCCACATCACATTTGGTGTGCATGCTCATCTTTTAGGTAGCTTTGCAAATACAGGTCTTTCCTCTTCAAGAAGGGACGATGGTCCCTATTTACTTTACACACTTTTGAAAAACAAGATGAATGGTTAGGTTGCTTCCATATGCTGTCACTGAATAGTTCAGCTGGCAGCAGGTTtgcattcctgcagctctggccagcATGTTTCTAGTACCTCATTGCAAAGCAGTtgttcagcagcagagaggatcttccttcttttccaatgGTCTGTGTTTGGGTGTCCTTTGAAGACAAGCGACAAATCACTTGAGTTTGAGCTAACTGAATAAAAGAATAATGGTTTCTATAAGGTAGTAtgttcctgctcttcccaagaatattcaGAGTCGGACCTAGCAACTAGTATTGTGCAGTTTATTTATGTTGTTTCTTCCACAAAGCAAGTATACAGAAGAGAGTGTGTCTCTCTGGATTCCTTCTACATGGGGAAGGTGGTGATCTCTTAGGTTCTAGTTGGGAACAGCTTAGGACAGCCACAGCAGGACCTCAGAGGTCTTACTGAGAACAAAATAAACTGTGAGACTCACAGACTTCAGTGAAAGGAAGGTGGATCATAAAAGTCCTTAGTGCTGGGTACTGTGTGCAAGATAGAAGGAGCCTGACTTGAGTCTTAGTTTCCTGCAGGCTTTTTGAAACAGAAGTGAGCGCATTTTTTTGCTTGTAGATTGAAGCTGCATCATCTGCAGTTGCTAAAAAGCCCATGGTACACAAGCCACTCTTCATGCCATCTTTTAGTTGTGTTTTGGAGTAGAAAGGTTGTTTTGTATTTGACATTTAGTAAAGAGTGTGCAAAGCCCCAAGTAGCATCTGGCTTTCAAAAAGCACATTGAATTCAATCAGTGTGTCACTCATGGTATATATTCATTGCTGGTGCCTCCTGAGTGGTTTGTGTATTGACAAGATTCTTTCTGTTCTGGGTTTGCCTTTGCTCCCCAAGGATTATTGAGGAGATCTGTCTGTCATTCTCTCCTGTCTTTTCTAGCATCACTGGAGCATGCCGAGCAATACAGAAACTAACCCGCGTGCGAGTGGTGGACAACAGCGCCTTGGGGAACACGCCCTACCACCGGCCACCAAAATGTATCCACGTGTATAACAAGACTGGAGTTGGCAAAGTTGGAGATAAGATTCTTCTGGCTatcaaaggagaaaagaagaaggCTTTAGTTGTAGGGCACAAGATGCCTGGCCCCACCATGACGCCTAGATTTGATTCCAACAATGTGGTACTCATAGAAGATAACGGGAACCCAAT from Molothrus ater isolate BHLD 08-10-18 breed brown headed cowbird chromosome 3, BPBGC_Mater_1.1, whole genome shotgun sequence harbors:
- the MRPL14 gene encoding 39S ribosomal protein L14, mitochondrial; the encoded protein is MALLNRRVGLSLTHLSSAVIQRQFSITGACRAIQKLTRVRVVDNSALGNTPYHRPPKCIHVYNKTGVGKVGDKILLAIKGEKKKALVVGHKMPGPTMTPRFDSNNVVLIEDNGNPIGTRIRTPIPYTLRRREGEFSKVLAIARNFI